In the Budorcas taxicolor isolate Tak-1 chromosome 1, Takin1.1, whole genome shotgun sequence genome, TGAGGAGGAGCTTCTGCCTTAAAGGAACGAGGCTGTTTGGGAGGTGGGAGTCCACTCAAAGACACCACAGTAACTGCAAGAAAAGAAGAGCAGGGCCGCCCACTCAGGTGAGGGGCTCTACAGACAGACACGGTGACCTAAGTGCAGGGCACCTGGAGTTCTGCAAACCTAGCAAGAAGTGTCTCTGTTTTGGTGTCCATTTGGACTCAACTAAGGTTTAAAACTTAAGATTCCAGTAAAGTTACTGCAGCAATGTAAACATGCAACCTAAACTAGCATGAGGTTCTGGACAGAAGTCTGAATGAGGGGTAAGGCAACCGAACTGTGACTTTCAGCCCAGGGTCATCCAACTGCCACTGTTCAGGCTTGGCCCGACTTCTCTACTGACTCATCCTGGCCTGAACTTCCTGGTTCTCATGGCAGTGAACCTCTGGCTTCTGAATTTTCAGAACGCTTTGAATACATAAATTTGGGAGTTGAAACAGGCTTACCCTTTTCAAGTCTCCACGACTTGGGCACTTAAAAGTTTACTTTCACACTAAGGAAACCTCATcccagattctctactgtctgtcCTATTCATTCCTTGAATTAAAGGGTGAAAACGAACAGATTTGATTACAGACCCTCTTCAGAACTGTCTCTCAACTGTCGTGTAATATTGACCCGACTCAAAGCATCATTTCAACTCAAACGTCTATCATAACAAGAACCCCTCGATTCTTCCGCTTTCCAAAGCCCACAGAGACTTACACCTGGGATGCATGCTAGCCTGCCAGGGCAACTGTCTTCGGAGAACAGTCACGGGGGCGCCCTGGACACCACCTCCTGGGGTCAGCAACATTTCACACCTTACTGTAACTTTCTCTCTCCTGGGTGATGCACAAGCAATTCATTTTTGGTTGCTGAATTTACACACTACTTTTGAAAACAAACTATTCCTAATTCCTAATTGAGTATGAGAACTTAGAAGCTTCCCTGACTTCTGCACAATTCACAAATAATAGgtagacacaagagaagacactaaaTTTGGAAGCAGAAAAGTTGCCCAGGAAGCATGTTTAGATTAACAAAAGCCAATCAAGGTATTCTTTatgctaaaaaaacaaaaaatagaaaacaacttaAGCACAAACTAAAACAAGTATGTAATTCacaattaattttctaaaaatctcagctaaaagaaaaaaaacctatgGATTTATGATTGAGTTACCATTAAAGCTTAAATGATTGTTCCCAAGGAACCATCATATCTGTCAGCATTATTCACAGCTAATCCTTAAGCTAGCTGGTTGAGCCAATTGGGTTTTTACCCCGTCATTAAATAGTGCTCAGAAAAGTAAGCAGTGCATTTTAACTGGTTAAATACTACAAAATGACCTGTATCATAGAAACGAAgacactttcattcattcaaagaaTATCTTAAAATTACTATTGCTGAAATAAATCAAATCTACATTAAAATATTACTAATCACCATTACATgccataaaagaataaatataaatcatGGCAGATCAATAGCAGCATAACAAAGCATCTTTACCTATTTTCAGACTTGGGCTGCAGAAGGGCTCACAGCCTAAGAATACACTGGTAAAGTTCCGAATATCACACTTGGTTTTTAATTCCATATTCTATAATAAAGTAAGGGCAGTGTGAATAACAGTTCCCTTTTCTGCATAGCTTTAAAACTATTCTCAGTAGACTTGAGGAACGGAACCAGAATGGCTTTGTCAGATTGGTCCACTGGTCCTTTTGTCAAAGTGTTAAGGGAAACAATGAACAATGACTTCTCACTGTGTttagacagaaaaggaaaataaggctATGATTCACACACAAGCTTAACATTTTCAAAACCACTGGAGAGTTTAACTGAAAGTGAAGATTCCTGATAGAATTTGGGTCTCACCAGTCCCAGTCTTTACTTCAAAGGTGTGCCACGCCTGCTCCCACCTCAGCACAGGGCCGGCAGGGCCCTATTCAAACATATCCTCACAGTGGAAGCCCTCTGCGTGGCATCACCGGGGACACTTAAAATCAGAACAAGTGAATAAACTTCAGAACTTTTAAGGCCCAAAAGGGGCATTCGTATAAAATACACTTCACTTGAACAAACCAGTCCTAATCTGCCAGCTTAACCTCTGACCCTTAAAACGCGAAGCTACTTTGCACAGAGCTGACTTCTGCTCTGTTCAGAACTTGACTACCAGCCCAAGGCTTAAGTTTTTAGATGGAAGTGCGAGAGGGGAATGGGGGTATGGGCTGGGCTGACTGCCGCAGGGCTGGTGACCTCTTTTCCCTAAGACCTTGAATACGAAAGTGAGCTGAAAATCAGATTCCTTATTTCACAAACTTGTTTAAAGCTGATGaaaacacccacacccacacaactgaacacaacggtctctttttttttcccccccaaaacaAAGGTCTGCTGGTGATGCTTCACAGTGAAACCTCCATTATCACTGAGAACGTCACTTGGAAAACATTCTTAAGCAACGAGTCTCTTTCTCATAGGCTCAGTTTTAGAATTCTCAAAGCTCAATGTTCCGTTTAGAAGTTTCCATGATGAGGCCTGCTTGCTTCTGAGGTCGACATCCTGCCTTCAGGATTACTCTGCTCTAGTCATAGGTTGTGGCTGTCTCTGTTCTTGGTCAGAACCTGTAAGTAGGCTTCATGAAGTGTGCTGAGGAAGCTGGGATCATTCTGGAAGAGATGGTCAGGTCACGGTTACCTCCTTAGAGCTTACTGTCATGGTAACAGCTTAGGAAGAAGTTATATACATGCTCTGTATAACTAATTATGCCAAGAATCCCACCACCCAGAGACAATCATGAGGAATATTTTGAAATTCACACAGATCTATTTTTCCACTTCGAGAATTTTCCCATAGGGAGAGAGAAACACTGATCCTAGCTGGCCTTGGATTTTCTTTATgaattgactttttaaagaatcatacaattatttttttacagACTGAAAATCCAAAGACTCAACCAATATTTTACATACCTTGATTAGATGTATTAATGTATCCTGGAGCTGAGACTTGCTGAGGATAATGGAAGGCTTTCTCTGATTTTCTGTCGTCCCAacagtgagaggagaaggggagctgGCTTTCCTCTCAAGGTCTGAGGACCTCGTAACTGTCTGCTGGAAAACACTGGGGGACAGCAGGACTGAGGGCACTGCCGAGGTTGTTGCCGGAACCAGAGGGGGGCCTGCCACCTGCAGGGGAACAATGGCCATTTTGCAACAAAGAGTGTGGGAGCCAGCAGCCAGGCCCAGAGGAGGGGACGCTGATAACAAGCACAAGCAGCAGGAGACTGGAAAGCAGAGCCCAACGCTGACTATTCAGAGTTCAGATAAAGGGCCAGAAGCGGCATCTAAGCATGCAATGTCTGGTTAGGAAGCTTGTTCGCTGAAGGATGAGGAGCCCATTTACATGATAAGGGTGGCCTCGAGCTGTTATGAGACGCCAAGCCCCATCACTACAGAAAGGGAATCTGATAAGGCACAGTAAGGACAGTCCTGAGATAAGTTGAATATGTCAAGTTTTTCCATGAGGGACACAGAAATGCTTGGAGGAGGGTGTGAAGGAACTATCTGAGGTGATGGAAGTGTTACATAACTTCTCACTGCCCAAGAGATATACGTGTATTAAAACTCAATTTAAGAAATCTGCAttatacataaattttaattcaataaaaagaattatatgaaGCATCAGTTATGTGAAATTATATGAAGCATTAGTTTCTTTAGTCGTGTTCAATGTATTTATTATGCCACCACAGTCATCAAagacacaattttaaaaacataaaactaaCATTTACCTCCTCCTTTCATTTAGATATACTTCTGGGCTAACAATGGCTAACCAGCAGAATACACAAAAgagtaataatatttttttttgaaagtgaaagttgctcagtcatgtccgactcttttagaCTCCACGGActtgtagagtccatggaattctccaggccagaatactggagtgggtagcctttcgcttctccaggggatctttccaacccagggatcgaacccaggtctcccgcattgtaggcggattctttaccaactgagctgtgagggaagcccattttttttttttttttttttttactaattctcATATTTTGATACACTCAACAAGAAAACTATGTATTTTTTCCCTCCTATCTGTCACCCTCCTCATTTATAAAGAACCAAAGCTGTCCGTAGCTTTGAGAGTGCGGTTTCTGGGTTCTGAGCCATCTGTGGTTATTTTTGGTGCAACACCGGGCTGAGAGATCACCAAGAAGTGGTAAGCCCATCACCACACAGCAGGACAAGCTACAAAGACGACCTGCTAAGACCAGTCAGAAGGTGGCTTTTCTTTAAACTCTTAGGCTTCAGGAGAGGTGTTAAGGCTCAAAGGCAAACGGAACCTAAAAGTTTAGGAACTGAAAAAGATGAGTGTGCCTGTCAAAGCTGGTAGGGAACGGAGGATGAGGACAAGTTCTAAAAAATGAGGCAGGGGAGAAGCAGCAAGGCACAGAGCACGCAGGCCTGGGAGGTTCTGTCAACAGGGCAATGGGAAGCCAGTGAGCAGGGTGGTGACACTGCCTTGTTTACTGGGACACCATAGTTCTTCCAGGGCAAAGGCTGTCTCCTATCCACAGGGATGGGGCTGACTTGCTCTCAGCAGTCGCCCGTTCACAACACAGAGGGAGTGAGTGAGCACCCCTGCCGCGGCCGACCTTGCCCTCCCATACACACACTCAGGGAAGACATCACTGAGGACGGATGACTTGAGGACTGCAGAGGCCACAGCAATGAGCTCTGTCTGCAGGAGTGGGAGGGGACATTTAAGAGGGGCCTAGGTTTGAAAGCTGAAATGTTTCACTTCACACTCAGCAGAAGAACTTAAGACATACTATGCTCTTTAGAAAAAGGGGATCCTTACCGGGATGGCACTGGATAACACCTTAGGCTGGGCAAAAACTTCAGGATCCTGGTTTTGCTGCATAGACTGCAATGTTTAAACAGAAAAGATGAACAGATGTAgcaacttttcattaaagatttCTTAGTTACTGGGGAAAAAATCTAGGTTAGCAGCTGTAAGGAGGAGTTCAAACATGACTTGGTTCCCAGATTCCTGAGGGAAGTGGCTGACCAGAATTTGTCACAATGCAGGATAGGAGCTTCAGGACAGACCCCAACCCCCTTCAGTTCCACTGGAGAAAAGGGGTGTGCAAAGCCTTGAAAACGTCTCTACAGAAAAAGctgaaacctgggtctcttataaGAGTGGGGACAGACCAAGCATATTTTGCTGTTGAGACTGTAGAGACGCAAGATCCTGACAGCATGAACCCTTCTGATAGGGCGGTTCACACTCTGACAGGTGGCACTAAACAGTCtcacacagagccacacactTCCAGATAAATGCTATACCTATTCCCTGGGAGACACAGAAGTTCCTGTAGCAGAGCAAATACATTAGGACTCAGTGCAGTCCCAGGTCCTGAAATTCGATACGGTACATAAATGAGAAAGAACATGTTTGTAAGCTTCCTCTGCCAGGAGGCATGCTGGACAGCAGGGTGCTGTCCCAGAGGCCAAATCTAGAGGGGCGGTATTCAGGACTGCAGGCTGTATTTCTAGAACAACAGGACTAGTGGCAGCAGACACATTTCAGGGATGTTTTATCAAACAGAACATTCTCGCTGCTCCTTATACTGCAAACAGAAACGGCAAATATGACAATTTAATCATGTAACCAGGACACCAGGTTTCTTTTTCTGTACAGAATTTTAACGGAATGGAACAAAGCACTCCATTAACTAAGAGATAATATTATACAGAAGAGCCAGTATTAATATTATTTGGTAAAATGTTCAAGAGCTGGGGATTGTAATTATTAAAGGGCATGAGACTAAAACCTTGAAAGGCTCTACCCCCTTTTCAGTTCTGTGATCTTGCACAAGTCACTTCAACTGTGACctgatttcctcatttgtaaactcACCGACCTTATAAGTTACTGAGGGACAAACCTCTTCTTCACCCCTATATCCAAACCCCACCAAGTCCCACTCATCCTCCTTCTTAATAAATCCACATGTCCACACTGCCCAGTACAGGCCCCCACCTGCTCAACCCTGGGTGATTGCCCCGACCTCCGTCCTGATGGGTCGTTGtccttctgtcatctcctttccCAGCGTGCCACCCTTGGCTCATGCACTTAAAAGACTCTCCAGGGCCCTCAGAACAAACCTCTAACTCCTTGACACTATTTACAAAGTTTTACTCATCACCAGTACCTGCTCCCCCATGTTTCTTTACACATAGATCCAGTCACACCACAGCTCAGCAAATGCCCTCTCGTGTCTAGGCTTCTGCACCTGCTATTTTCCTTGCCTTCACACACTCTTCCTACCTCTAGGTCTGGCTAATTTCTACTGAGTCTTCAGATCTCAGCTGACGGCCAGTTTCCTGAGGAAGCTTTCTTTGACCTCAGACCTCCAGATGTGGGATGCTCTTATGGCACGCCTAATGCAGCTGGCACAAGGCAGGCACTCAGTCAGAGTACTGAGGGAGCAGGGGATGGAACAAAGCTTGGGATAATCTGGATCCATGGTCTTGAGTCAAATAAGGACGCCTAGACGTgtcaggcaaaaataaacaaacaaaaaaacgctAAAATGCACACCCAGGAAGGAAAATACAATTTCTCAGCTTTTATCAGCTGAAATTATTTTGGGAAGTGGAACTAAGTTACACCACCAGTTACCGATGGTTTGGTTGATCACTGCAGGGCTTCTCACCTCTCCTTTCTTCTAGCCCCTTACACACTCAACGGTTGTCTCTTTAAACAACTCTGCCTCCTCTCAATCAAAATCCAGTTTCATCCCACTAGGTTACAGCCACCCAATCTCCTGCCGGTACCTGAAGGGGAGCAAGCACCATGTTGCTCAGGGAGGCTGAGGCTCTTGCTGCTGCCGCTGTAGGGGAAGGCTCTATGAAGCTCTCAGGGGTGGCCAGCTGGCCGGCTGCTGGAGAAAAGCTGGGTGCTGCTGCACCTTTCCCAAGTGACTGTGTCTGTGTTTGGTCATGCTGCGGGGTCAACCTGAGTTTCTGGAGAAGATCAACACTTGGGAGAGACGGACTGGTTGTGTTTGTCACGCTCAGCGGGGCCCTGAATGGGCTCTGGCTGGCAGTCAGGCTGGCGTGGCTCAGCTCGGGGACAGGCTGACTCAGGAGTGGAGACCTCTGCCTAGGTGTAGTCTTCACTGTTTGCATCATGGTGGTTTTTCGGGGTAGGCTGGGGGGAGCCTGTCCAGTAGAAGCTTCTGCTGGTAGACTAGGACTTAGCACAGAGTGCAATGGGATGGCATAGCTGGGGGCCTGCTTTTCACTGGACTGAGTGATGGAAGCAGGAGTGATTAGCACCGGGGTGGTGACTTCGGGCTGGACTGAGGGGTGGGCAGCAGGATGGACACCCAGGTTTTCCGACTGGGGGGCCCCTCCAGGCTCAAAGGAAAATGGTAGGAATGAGTTGGGCTCTTTCTGGGAGGCATCTCCTGGCAGCTTCTCCACTTCTTCTGAATCCAGACCCACAACTGTTGGCTGTTCCTTTGACAAAGAGGTTCCAAATAATTCTTCCACTGTCAGATGTTTGTGTCCAGATGGAGCAGACTGAGAAACAAATCAAATCACCCAATGAGAGAAAACTCTTGCAAACCAGCATAACTAAATTTCTTTTCCATCAACCAAATCAGTTTGCAGAAGCAAGGATAGGTAGAGTCTGAAAATAGGAAATGGAACAAGCTGAAGATGTCCTCAGGATTAAGGCCAAGAATGCACCTCGTATCCCCAAGGTGGTGATACACCTACATttgtaataaaaatcaaattttaggGACTCAGGTGATAGTTTAAAATTCACCTTTTTTGCTTAGCAAACAGATGTAAGGTAAAGGGGCAATTACTTTGCTCAAAGTTAGTTTGCCCCATGTCA is a window encoding:
- the DCP1A gene encoding mRNA-decapping enzyme 1A, which encodes MESLSRAGQEMSLAALKQHDPYITSIADLTGQVALYTFCPKANQWEKTDIEGTLFVYRRSASPYHGFTIVNRLNMHNLVEPVNKDLEFQLHEPFLLYRNASLSIYSIWFYDKNDCHRIAKLMADVVEEETRRSQQAARDKQSPNQANGCSDHRPIDILEMLSRAKDEYERNQMGDSNISSPGLQPSTQISNLGSTETLEETPSGLQDKSAPSGHKHLTVEELFGTSLSKEQPTVVGLDSEEVEKLPGDASQKEPNSFLPFSFEPGGAPQSENLGVHPAAHPSVQPEVTTPVLITPASITQSSEKQAPSYAIPLHSVLSPSLPAEASTGQAPPSLPRKTTMMQTVKTTPRQRSPLLSQPVPELSHASLTASQSPFRAPLSVTNTTSPSLPSVDLLQKLRLTPQHDQTQTQSLGKGAAAPSFSPAAGQLATPESFIEPSPTAAAARASASLSNMVLAPLQSMQQNQDPEVFAQPKVLSSAIPVAGPPLVPATTSAVPSVLLSPSVFQQTVTRSSDLERKASSPSPLTVGTTENQRKPSIILSKSQLQDTLIHLIKNDPSFLSTLHEAYLQVLTKNRDSHNL